The DNA window tacacaacaacaaaaaagaaacaacctaGATGTTGTTTAGGAAATGAATCGATAGACTAAGGCACATCTATACTCTGGAACACCACACGGCCAGCAAAAGGGGTGGGGTAAACCGCTATGTACCACATAGAAGGATCTCTAAGATACCATGTTGGAACTTCAGTTCCTTATGTATGATAAGTATGTACTATGTAAACGCCCAAGATGATCGGAGAGGTGTACTTTAAAAGCTGTTGGCTGTGGTTTCTTGAGGAGAGGAAAgtaaggtggggagagaggggaataaGTGAAGGGGGGTTTTCATGTTTAACTGTATGTACTTCCACGTTATTTGAACTTCTACAATGAAAATTCTTCATGTATTATTAGACTGATTTTACCTGTGACAGTTGTATAAGTACTTGTCAATTATCTCTCCCCCATTGGATCTAAACCAAATCAAGGAAGGGACTGCACCTGCCTTGTGCACCACCCCAGCCCCAAGCCCTGAATCCAGTGCATAGAATAGCTCAGGCACCGAAAGCTTGTCTGCTGAATGGTTGACTCAGCGACCCTTCTGAAATGCCCAGGTTTCTTTCATTGCACCACAGCCGTTTCCCACCTAGTCCTCCCATCTATCAGTCTTCTTCACTCGTGCAGCCTCTGCTTCATTCTGATCCTGAGCCCATTTCTCCACCTCCAGGCCACTCTAGCTCTCTGACCAACTCTTTGGATAGAGCCGATAAAGAATGTCATGTGGGCGGAACCTATGAACTGACCACCAGCTTCCTTCTGCCTCATCTCAGAGCGGTCTGAGTGGTTTGATGATCCTGTTCCAACAATGGGGCACTTGTGTCTGATTCCTTAAGCCTGAGTTCTGCACACTTCAACTCCTGGGCAACTGCAACTATCCAGCCTGGATTCCGTTGTCTTTACTGGAAAATCCAGAGTGAATGGTGCAAAGGAACCCTGTTTATTTGTGACCGGAGATTGCCCTCCTCAAGCATACATTTCCCTCCTATCGGACCCTTTGCTGTTAAGGAGACACCGCCCCTCTGGCCCCATCCCAGCTCTTGTTTTATCCTAATAACTGCATTTTGTGCTGGTTCAGGTCCCTGCCTTCCGCTTAGTTTCACTGTGAGTAAAAAACCTTGGCTAGCTCACAAAGCCTGAGTTAATTATGACAATAATCTGTGAAGCAgtcccattttacatatgaggaagtCAAGTCTTGAAAAGGTAAGTAACTTGctgcaggtcacacagctagtaagtggtaaagCCAAGCCTTCAGACTCACAGCCAGAATTTCCCCGTCCCCTGGGTCACCTCCAACAATTCCGCTGTGGGCTGCTTCCCCAAACTAAGCCCAGACACAGTCATGGAAGCAGGTGCTGTCCAGAGGACaggctccagaaaaaaatcactatttctGTGGGTTTTTAGCTACTTCCCTGACTCCTGTGTCCACACTCATCTCTTCTAAGCCTACCTTTTAGCCTCCGGGCCAGCTCCTTGGTGAAGAGAATGTTGGCTAACTTGCTATGACAGTAGGCCAGACCTGCACTGTAGAACTTCTCGCCATGAAGGTCATGGAAATGGATCCTTCCCAGGTGATGTCCTAGGGAAGACACATTCACTACCCTTGATGGGGCTGATTCCTTCAGCTTCTCTAGCAGCAGATGGGTCAAGAGGAAGTGACCTGTAAGAAAAAACAGAGTTAACTGAGTTCAGGAACAAGGCAGTGGTGAAGTGAGCAGGACTCTGCTATGGGAAGCAGAGAACTCAGGAGTAAGGCCTTTTGCCTCAATAATTCGCTATCACCTACAGATCAAGTTCAGCCAGCGTTTAAGGAAACAGAAACAGTCAAAGACACGAGACACCTTTCTGTGAGGTAGGTCTGGGTTATGTGAATATGAACATGATGTCCTGTCTCTCTCCAACTTTGATTAATATAACGCTTTAAGAGCAGGCAGCCTCTACCTAACACTGGCCACAAGGACCCCCACCCAATATGATTAGGCTGATCAAAGTGTCCCAAGGTAAACTGAATCTGAATCACAGATGAAAAAGTGGGCGGAACCAAGTGGGCCTCAAGTTCATCCCTGCGCTATCAGGCAGGACGATGATATGTATTATTTACTTATGGTCTATTACGGCCCAGAGGTCCAATCACACCACAAAGAAGGCTCATTCTGGTCCCTAAGTTTTCCAAGGAGAACTTTAGGTTCCCTATAGCTTTTGCGATGAGCCCAGATTTCTTACCCAAGTGGTTGACTCCTATGTGCATCTCAAAGCCATCTGCTGTCTTGGAGTAGGGACACATCATCACTCCTGCGTTGTTTATCAAAATGTGGAGCTGCTTTTCCTCTGCAGGGAAGAGGACACAGAACCACAGCTATGACATTTCAGACCTCTGCCTCACACCCAGGTTCTGGAAATGGAGATGCAGGACTTCAATCTTTCCTCCGTGTTCCCtttatatttactttgtattGTTTTCACTCTAAGACTTTAGGAAGCTCCTGCATACTTCTACTACAGGCCCAAATTCCATCCTACACTATCAAATGACCTTTTCAATCTTTCCAGTTCAGGGGCTACTTACTTACTGCTTCTGGGAAGTGTTCCATCCGCCTTTCCCAACAGAAAGACTTCCCAGCTGAATGGGAAGATtccaaagcaagagaaaaaacgACATTTTCTATGCACCGCCACCACTGGGAGTCAGGCCCCAAAAGAAATACTGGTTCCACCTCTTTGTTGCATCTGCCAACTTTCTCTCATGGTTCATTTTCTCACGTGGTTAGTAATTTCTGACTACGCGCTCATATTGGTGGAAGTTGTTTTTCTTGGGAGGCCTGGTTCCCCGGGCCATAAGAGGATATGCCTACAGAAGGCTCTTGGATTTGTTTTTCATGTGATACTACTAGGTTTTATGTTAATTTCTCAGCTTAAGATTCTTGTACTTTTTGGAGGTGTGACTTCTACCTTGTCCCCCATAGATGATGCCAGATTGAGGTTCTAATTTCTTGCAGACAATTATTTATTCATCTCTGTCCTGAAGAGATGATAAGCTTCTTTGTCATGTCCCTCAGCTGGTGGCCTGGGCTTTTTTAATCTCCTGTACCAGGGACCAGATGGCCTTTTGTGAATCCCAACCTTATGTGGAGCCTCAGATACAGCTCAGCAGCTCTCAAGGACCTGAAACCTCATTTCCAGACCCTAAAACTCGTATTGAGCTCTGAAACTCCTGTGAGATTTTTGGCTTTAGTTCTTACGTGCTGCTATGACTTTTTGAGGTCACTTTTATTGCTGCCTATTGAGCATTCCTCTTTGTTACTAATGAGTTCAACTGTGAATCAAAAGCTTTTGGTTATATTTGATACGGCATTTCTATATATTAGACAGGGAGAGCACTCTTTTCCTTTTAGCTAAATCTGCCACATCAATCACAAGACCCACAACACAGTCTCGGGTTCTCCACTCACCTTCCAGGAAGCCCTTAGCAAAGGCTCGAATAGATTTAGTATCAGCCAAGTCCAGTTTCCGCACCAAAACCTGTTGGTTCCCTGTCACAATCTGGATCTCTCTGGCCACCAACTCCCCCTTTTGCACATCCCGGCAAGCTATGTACACACGGGCCCCTGTCAATCAACATATAAGAAACTGTCAGCTCTGTTTTGGAGTGGGTATTATAGCTCTGATACTGCTGCTGAatgttattttctcctcttttattttttttacccctACTTCTCAACAGAGGTATATGATGAGTacagtaggaaagaaaaataaatcaataacattCATTAAGTGTCCATTATATATGAAGCATTGTACTAGATTCAGACCATCAGACCAGTGGGGCACTTGGAATGTTCTTGAATTCCAAGATTGGAGGAAGTAAATGAGAATGGTCCCCATTGTGGGAGgtaaaacagcagcagcaggaggaaatcAGAAGTAGATAAACTTGCCTCTTTGAGCCAGCTCTTTGGCTGTCTCCTTCCCGATGCCTGTGTTGGCTCCGGTGACAACAGCCACCTTCCCGGGAAGCTGGACAGTTGATGTACACACCCCACTGGAGAACATTTTCCTGCAGACAGAGGAGGAGAGCTCATCAgttcttcattttccttgtttcAACCAGAGGGCCCTGCAACCCCCTGTGTCTTCAGGCCCCAAGGATGGGGTTTGCTTTGGTTCTTTCTACCGCTGTCCTTTCATAGGTTTAAGGAAggctggaagaaagaaaacaagttttcTGTTCTCGCTTAAGAATAAaagtgaggccctggctggtgtggctcagtggattgagtgctggcctgtgaaccaaaggggcaccggttcaattccccatcagggtacatgcctgggttgtggaccaggttcccagtggggggcgtgcgagaggcaaccacacactgctgttcctctccctctctttctccccctcttcttctctctttaaaggtaaataaataaaatcttaaaaaaaaaagaataaaagtgagGCTATTACAAAGGCAATAATAATTGCTTAGAGCTACTCCCTACTATATAAGAACTGGATGAATATTTGATTAGCTGGGAATCTGACTTCGTTCTGAGCTCTTCTATAGGCTTAGGAAATCACAAGACTCAgcctggaagaaaaaagaactggTCCACTCATGCCAGTCGGTTTATATCAATAATTGGAACCTTTATGGCCTTGATAAACAGCTAGTCcaacataaaaagttaaaattatgaaAGCTTGTCAATTTGgggcaaaagaaacagaaaaaaaccacacacatactattaaaaacaagacaaagaaaacataagtacAAAAGGGAGCTGAGATTCAAGTTCTGGTTTAATTAATTAGAGTCCTTGTTCTGAAGCACTGTactatccttttttaaaagaatgaatacacaaaCGGGAGTCAGCAGGCCTCAGATCGTTCTCTGACAATCTTGAAACTCATGTTAAAAGAATCTGTTGATGAGGTGATGCACTTTTAAAGGGCATTTCAGTGAACTTGGAATTGCAAGCTACACACACTCCTAGCCGCTAAAGCTACCTGCTTAGTGCAACCAGGCGGATAAGAATAAGCCTCCTCCGCTAGTTTCCCACATCCCTTCAGCTCCAGGAGGGGCGATGTATCAGGACCTCTACTCAGCTCTTTCTTTACCTTAACAAGCAGGAATGAAGGGGACAGTCAACAGTGAAAGTCCAGTTCTGTCCTAGCTCCCATGACTCTTGGGTATTGTGTTCCTCAGAAAAATCTCGCTGAGATAATGAGCACTGTTTTCATTTCAGGTTCAATTTCTCAGTGAGATTCTATGTAGATAAGAGGATCTTGTggtggaaagatttttaaaaacatccgtTTTCTTCTGAGTACGGGCACCTAGCGTGCCTGGGGGTGGGAGCACTGAGTGTTCAGAGGACAGGAAAAATATAATTGGATGAGAGGCacgaggaaggtggggaggggggaaagaagaggTGAACCGGGTAAGAAATGACGGTGTAATCTAGCGCACCTGCCAGTTCCGTGGGACGGTGACTGTCCCAGCATCCAGCAACCCGCATCACCTCACCTCACCCCTCCGTGTCCTTTCAGTTTCTGGTTCACCGTCACCACTGGTGATTTACTCACAACCAATCAGCGGGCTGCCTGTCGTCCAGCTCGCTGCCGATGCTCTCGGGGCACTCAGCCAGCCACTGACTGACTGACCACCTGATTGGGAGACTGCTACCCTCATCCTCTCCGCCCCAGGGTACCCGAAATCCCAGGGCACGCCTCCGATCCCGATAATTCTGCTCCGAAAGCGGGAAGGGGCGCAGGGttatcattttccttcctttataaCATCGCCCAGAGGCACAGAGAATCTAACGATAACAAGGGAGCAAGCAATGGAGATGCAGAAGTCTGGGTTCCCGTCGCGAACCAGTTTCAGAAAGCAGAAAAGTTGAATCGCCCCATTGTACTTGAAAGGCTGGAAGCAAGAGGCTCAACAGAGCTGGTTCAAGGAGTGGGGGCTATGGAGAAAACAGTCTTGAGGTCCACACCTCATTTTGGGGTCTGAAACCCCCAAAGCTGTAAACTTAAGTGTCTGAGATAGCCTGGCACTCGGGGTTTGCTGGAGCCGGAAGCAAGGGCTGCTCAGATGGAAAAGGGGACCAGGAGAAACAAAGCAGGGAGCTCCGGTCTGCAGTCCCTTCCCACGGCCTGGGGTCCGGTGGTATCACCCTCCGCGCGTCTAGAGCAGTCGGACCTCCCCCGACCAACCTAACCCGGCCCACGTGGAcgtttccttttccttctgttgaaGAACAGAGCTTCATTAAGGATTTTtaccgccctccctcccccacagacttCTCAAGAGAAGGCAGTAGACTTGCACAGACCTGATTTGGGGTGCAGCAATGTacaagagaagggggaggaggagaagcaggagcAGGACCCCAATCATCTTGCGGGGCAGCAGCTGCGGCGGGGCACCCACGTAGGGTGATGCTCCCGCAGTGCTCACCGAAAGTGGCTTCCTTTCCCAAACACGCCCTAGTCCAGTAGGACTGCAAAGCCGGGGAGCAAGGccgtctgggaaatgtagtccaaaGCCTGGCGTGGGCTAACAGGCAGGGAGCATGCTCTTCCCAGTCGCGGAGAGAAGTTGAACCGGACGCCAGGTCAATTGCAGATCCCCAACCATCTAGGGTCCAGGGCCTTTGGGGTCTTCCAACCAgctctcccccagccctcctggcCACCGGCGGTTCTCGGGAAATCTCCCCAGACCTCTATCTCCCGATGCCCACGTCTAGACCCCGGTTCATTTTCCCCCAATGATCGTTAGGCAGTTACCACATAGTTTCTCCTGGAGATCAAATATTGGCACCTGGGAAATGTTTTAAGGCCGTTGACACAGGAAAGGAGCAGTTGGCGCCTGACAGTTGGTAAGAAAGGAAGAGGTGAGAATTCTTCCTCCTTAGGGATTCCAATGGAGCAGAAGCAATTGGTCCCTGAACACATTCCCAGGAGAATCACTTTACTGTGCCTATTTTGAATTATGATGGTAATTATCATAGTTTTCCTGATGTTTGACGGTTGCTTGGTAATAGCATATGGTTTTCTTGATGACTTGGGTTACTAATATTAACCCCAAAGTAGTAATGAATTTCTCAGCTGTTTTTGCCAACTCATGAAAGTATTTGATCCCGTCTTGAATGAAGGCCATGAAAATTCTATGGGAATAAGGTTCCCTGTTCAGTCATTCCCTGCAGCTCTGCTGTCTGAGGACTTGATGTGGTTTCCAGGAGGTAAAGATGGGGGATGGTTAGCTGGTCAATATCTGGCTGTGATTCCTTATTGCACTATACAAATGTATTCTGGATCTTTCTTCTGGATAATTCATTTCCATTTGATTGAAAAACACAGACTCCAAGGTCAACTGAAATCGATGTATCAACTGGAGAAGAGAGGGTTTCCTTCATACAAGTTTCTACTGATTGGACATTAGGTTGCCCAATTTTGTCACATGTTCATTATCGTGTTACCTAATATTTGTACAGGGTTTACACCTTAATTAAAAGCTTTTCACATGTTTTGCTTCACGTGTATTCCTGTGCTGAGGTCCAACAGGGAGCCAGGCAGAAATGACTTCTGGCCTGTCAGGGGAGACCTTAAACAAGTGATCACTGTGAATAAATAGCTCAGGTTAGGGTTATGAGGGCGGAAAGAGAAAGCTTTGGGAGCTCATAGCAGGAGGCCCCTCCTGGTCTCGCGATCAGGAGCAGCTTCTTTGAGGAAACATTTGAGCTGAAGCCCGAGGGAAGGTCAGAAGTTAGTGGCAAGCAACCCCGCAGGGAAGAGTGCTCTGAGCAGAGGCAGAGCAGGCAGGTGAGAACGATGGGGAGCATTGGACTGGCTGAGGCATGGCGCAGGACGGAGGGCCAGAAGTGGCTTATTACGTGCCCGGCCATGTCCAGGTGCTCTATAACTATATAATCCTTTTATTTCCATAACAACTCTATTAAGTAGGTACTATAATTTcccctattttacagacaaggaaactgaggcaacagGAAGGTTAACTAAGTCAGCCCAGGTcatagtggcagagctggaattcagacATAAGCGGGTTCTACCCGGGGTCTGTGTCCTTAACTACTGAGCCATGTTGCCAAAAGATGAGGCTGGAGACATAGACACATTTGCACATCCACACGAAACAGGCACACAATTTCATCTGTAGAACCCAGATTAACCACCACTGTTTAAACCCGATAACTGGAGATGGGTAAACAGACGAGTTGGCAAGAGAGGTGGTGACaaaaggcagagaggaggccCTTGAAGGGAGGCCCTCTGTTGAGGAAGGGGAGCCTGAAAGTGGcctgagaaaaaggagacagagagattgGAGTTGTGTCAGTCTGAGTCCAATCACGTTGGAGAAAACACACAGCACTTGAACAGGGaaagtttaatataaagaattattaatcATAATAGGGGATTGGAGTAATGAGAGATGGGCTAGTACAGGGGTTcttaaactttttctgtaaaggaaaataaatattttagactttgggGCCATATGGTTGcaactcagctctgctgttgtaTCGTGaaaacagccatagacaatatgtacatgaatgagcatggctgtgttccaataaaacttatttacaaaaacaggcagtgggctggattTCACCTGTGGGCCATGGTCTGCCAGCCCATGGGCTAGTAAGAAGTAAAGAGAACTCAAGAGAAGGTAAAAAGAgcagatataataaaaatataatagcagatataatgtaaaaaatttaaaagcagataTAATATAACATAAACAACATGATATAGTCACTATCGGGGCTGAGATAGAGCTCCCAAGGAAGAGACAGACCCCTTTCACTCCTGGCCTGAGCCCCAGACCCTGCTGGAGAGGAACAGGAATAGCACCCAGTAAACCACAGAAGTCGCTGTGGTGCTGCACCAGTGGAATTTGCTGGAAATCTACTGTCTAGGGTGTCAGGGAAAGCTGTCCACAGAGTGTCTCACTGGAGGAGGCACTTTGCTGCAAACCCCCCAGGGGGACGGCTGCTGGGGGAGGCCACCTGCTGCTGGATGCTGATGGAGTCGGCTCCGGAGAAGCTGTGGGCACTGCAGGAGCCTAGTGGTCCAGGGGCCGAGCGTGTAGAGCTAGCCCGCCAGACCAGGAGGCACACCCCTTTCCCCAGCAATGTCTCTCCAGTGCCACCTGCTGACGAAGCTTAACATGGGGCCAGatggcaaaggaaaaataaacagtcCATTTCCACTTGCACAGAACAGGCAAAAAGAATGAATTGAAGCTGAGAGGCAATAAATTGATACCTGGCACAGGAGGTAATCTGGAGAATATAGTGTAATAAAACGTGTTGAAAGGTATTTCAAGAAGTCAGTTCTCACAACACAAAAAGCATTATTCATAAAACAAATTGATGTTAGAccttagcaaaattaaaaatttctcctctttgaaagataataaaatcacagatgagagaaaatatttgcaaaacacataccTGATAAAGGATTTATAGtcagaatataaatttttaaaaactcccaaaACTTGggattaagaaaacaacccaattttctAAATGGTCAAGTGACCATTTCAACAGATGCTTCCCCAAAGGAGATATAGAGATGGAAAATAACCACCTAAAAAAGGCACAATATTATGtgattagggaaatgaaaattaaaaccataataaaataccactCTATACCTactacagggcccagcacaaataacaccccttttttatcacaaaatcttttattacaaaatcataagcatggaattctgtaacataacaatatcaccctCAAGCGTACcgtataacattttaggtgaaatgttcgaattgctgtccatctcgtgtgagacattcacggaCCCTGCCAACCAcgctcaagcaagccttacttctgccggaccctgtataatggcaaaaataaagaagactCACCACACCACGTAATGATGAATATGCGCAGCAACcgaaactctcatacattgcttttaagaatgcaaaatggtgggaccactttggaaaacagttgggcaatttctcaaaatttatatatattcatcatACAACTATTATTGTGACTCCTAGGAACTTTCCAAAAGgaataaaagttatttatatgaagacttgtacatgaatgaTCATAGAAGCTTCATTTGTTATGATAAAAGACAGGAACCAATCAACATGTTCATcaataggtaaatggataaacaaactgtgatatAGCCACACGATGAAATACTACTcatcaggaagaaggaatagagttTTGATGCACTCGTGGGCCTGAATGAGTCTCCAAGTAgttatgttgagtgaaagaagccagaccaaaaaaaaGAGTGCATACTTTATGATTCCAATCATATACAATTCTAGAAAATGCCAACTGTAGATGGTAGAGAGAAGGCACACCACTGGCTTCCCAGGGATGGGAGGTGGTAAGGAGGGATGGGAGGGTTTTACCAAAAAAAACGACAAAACTTTCGGGGGTGCTGGATGTGTATCCATCCTGACTGTGGTGATAGTTTCATGAGTGTGTACAAATGACAAGACCTATCAAATTGTatacttttttttgatatatttattgattatgctattacagttgtcccatttccgccccttcactcaactccatcctgcccacctcctccctcccacattccccccctatagttcatatccatgggtcatacttataagttctttggcttctacatttcctacactattcttaccctccccctgtctattttccacctatcatttatgctatttattctctgtacctttcccccctctctccccctcccaaacccctattgataaccctccatgtgatctccatttctgtggttctgtttctgttctagttgtttgcttagttttcttttgtttttgttttaggtgtggttgttaataactgtgagtttgctgtcatttttactgttcatattttttatcttctttttcttagataagtccctttaacatttcatataataatggcttggtgatgatgaactcctttaacttgatcttatctgag is part of the Desmodus rotundus isolate HL8 chromosome 7, HLdesRot8A.1, whole genome shotgun sequence genome and encodes:
- the RDH11 gene encoding retinol dehydrogenase 11 isoform X1, with translation MIGVLLLLLLLPLLLYIAAPQIRKMFSSGVCTSTVQLPGKVAVVTGANTGIGKETAKELAQRGARVYIACRDVQKGELVAREIQIVTGNQQVLVRKLDLADTKSIRAFAKGFLEEEKQLHILINNAGVMMCPYSKTADGFEMHIGVNHLGHFLLTHLLLEKLKESAPSRVVNVSSLGHHLGRIHFHDLHGEKFYSAGLAYCHSKLANILFTKELARRLKGSGVSTYSVHPGTVKSELTRHSSFMQWMWRLFSSFIKTPQEGAQTSLYCALTEGLEILSGNHFSDCHVTWVSAQARNETIARRLWDVSCDLLGIPTD
- the RDH11 gene encoding retinol dehydrogenase 11 isoform X2, whose product is MLGQSPSHGTGRKMFSSGVCTSTVQLPGKVAVVTGANTGIGKETAKELAQRGARVYIACRDVQKGELVAREIQIVTGNQQVLVRKLDLADTKSIRAFAKGFLEEEKQLHILINNAGVMMCPYSKTADGFEMHIGVNHLGHFLLTHLLLEKLKESAPSRVVNVSSLGHHLGRIHFHDLHGEKFYSAGLAYCHSKLANILFTKELARRLKGSGVSTYSVHPGTVKSELTRHSSFMQWMWRLFSSFIKTPQEGAQTSLYCALTEGLEILSGNHFSDCHVTWVSAQARNETIARRLWDVSCDLLGIPTD
- the RDH11 gene encoding retinol dehydrogenase 11 isoform X3, coding for MFSSGVCTSTVQLPGKVAVVTGANTGIGKETAKELAQRGARVYIACRDVQKGELVAREIQIVTGNQQVLVRKLDLADTKSIRAFAKGFLEEEKQLHILINNAGVMMCPYSKTADGFEMHIGVNHLGHFLLTHLLLEKLKESAPSRVVNVSSLGHHLGRIHFHDLHGEKFYSAGLAYCHSKLANILFTKELARRLKGSGVSTYSVHPGTVKSELTRHSSFMQWMWRLFSSFIKTPQEGAQTSLYCALTEGLEILSGNHFSDCHVTWVSAQARNETIARRLWDVSCDLLGIPTD